The following proteins come from a genomic window of Mariniflexile sp. TRM1-10:
- a CDS encoding four-carbon acid sugar kinase family protein — protein MITVIADDLTGAAEIAGICLRYGIDVVFGIDAIPEKPAQVVIIATDSRSLSEEQAYKVHLQLAGDIIKNNPNQIIFKKCDSVLRGHVLTEILALIAITSKSIVLLQPANPLGNRCISDGIYYVNDVKIENTGFATDPDFPAKTSLVKNLLLGRSSKKDSIQVYAGMIHETNSKGLYIPDCSHGSDLINNVKLYNEDMIIGGSAAFFEQFLIKLKVVSTKKDSVKLNFSKDYLLVSGSTHPKSIAFTKRLEKSNCTVFTFPEHLLFENVEESVLNEWILKVAKSYQITKKVVLRISNEIIEFTNSSKVLKTRMSFVVKHLFEHCKIDEIFIEGGATAYDLLDKLNWHSFTPIAELASGVVRMHYDNDPKKHITIKPGSYEWPDGLLN, from the coding sequence ATGATTACGGTTATAGCAGACGATTTAACTGGAGCGGCAGAAATTGCAGGTATTTGTCTTCGCTACGGTATAGATGTGGTTTTTGGCATAGATGCTATTCCTGAAAAGCCAGCTCAAGTAGTTATAATTGCAACGGATTCCCGTTCACTATCAGAAGAACAAGCCTATAAAGTGCATCTACAATTAGCTGGTGACATCATTAAAAATAACCCGAATCAAATTATTTTTAAAAAATGCGATTCCGTTTTACGAGGTCATGTTTTAACTGAAATTTTAGCGTTGATAGCTATTACAAGTAAAAGTATTGTTTTGTTACAGCCAGCAAATCCATTGGGGAATCGTTGTATTAGTGATGGTATTTATTATGTAAATGATGTTAAGATTGAAAATACAGGCTTTGCCACAGATCCTGATTTTCCTGCGAAAACATCCTTGGTTAAGAATTTGCTTTTAGGCCGAAGTTCAAAAAAAGATAGCATTCAAGTTTATGCAGGAATGATTCATGAAACCAATTCAAAAGGATTATATATTCCAGATTGCAGTCATGGATCTGATTTAATAAATAATGTGAAGCTATATAATGAAGACATGATTATTGGCGGAAGCGCCGCTTTTTTTGAGCAATTTTTGATTAAATTAAAAGTGGTTTCAACAAAAAAAGATTCTGTGAAACTTAATTTTTCAAAAGATTACTTATTGGTTTCAGGAAGTACACATCCAAAAAGCATAGCATTCACAAAAAGGCTTGAAAAAAGTAATTGTACTGTTTTTACGTTTCCTGAACACCTTCTGTTTGAAAATGTAGAGGAATCAGTTTTAAATGAATGGATACTAAAAGTTGCCAAAAGCTACCAAATAACCAAAAAGGTGGTTTTAAGAATTTCAAATGAAATAATTGAATTTACCAATAGCTCAAAAGTGCTTAAAACCCGAATGAGTTTTGTTGTAAAGCATCTTTTTGAGCATTGTAAAATTGATGAAATTTTTATTGAAGGAGGCGCAACGGCCTACGATTTGCTCGATAAATTAAACTGGCATTCATTCACGCCAATTGCTGAATTAGCCTCAGGTGTCGTGCGTATGCATTATGATAATGATCCCAAAAAACACATTACCATCAAACCAGGGAGTTACGAATGGCCAGATGGTTTATTAAATTAA
- the pdxA gene encoding 4-hydroxythreonine-4-phosphate dehydrogenase PdxA, which produces MKPKIGISMGDPAGIGPEIIIKTLALKDVYNRCSPLVVGDAQTMQNEVNALKSSLKIHAIQNVNDAKFEYGTIDVFDLKNVVTAELKPGIVTAMAGKAAFEAVIKNIELALANQIDATVTAPINKESIHKAGHKYSGHTEIYADYTGTKKFAMLLADENFRVIHVSTHVSLRQACDLCKKDRVFEVITLLDDACKKFGIENPRIAVAGLNPHAGENQLFGDEEVTEIIPAIEEANKLGYTVEGPFPPDTMFVKAVQGKFDGCIAMYHDQGHIPFKLEGFKWDNEKETMKSVKGVNITLGLPIIRTSVDHGTAFEIAGQGIASADAMLVAIDYAIVMAKHKK; this is translated from the coding sequence ATGAAACCAAAAATAGGAATCTCAATGGGTGATCCTGCGGGAATTGGTCCAGAAATAATCATAAAAACGTTGGCATTAAAAGATGTTTACAACCGTTGTAGCCCTTTAGTTGTTGGTGATGCCCAAACTATGCAAAACGAAGTGAATGCATTAAAATCGTCGTTAAAAATACATGCCATTCAAAATGTAAATGATGCCAAATTTGAATATGGAACTATTGATGTGTTCGATTTAAAAAACGTAGTAACTGCCGAATTAAAACCTGGAATTGTTACGGCTATGGCCGGGAAAGCAGCTTTTGAAGCGGTTATAAAAAATATAGAATTAGCATTAGCAAATCAGATTGATGCAACGGTCACAGCGCCAATTAATAAGGAATCGATTCACAAAGCAGGACATAAGTATTCGGGACATACCGAGATTTATGCAGATTATACGGGTACGAAGAAATTCGCTATGCTTTTGGCTGATGAAAATTTTAGAGTCATTCACGTAAGCACGCATGTGTCGTTGCGCCAAGCCTGCGATTTATGTAAAAAAGATCGTGTGTTTGAAGTCATTACCTTGTTAGATGATGCTTGTAAAAAATTCGGAATTGAAAATCCTAGAATTGCCGTAGCAGGCTTAAATCCGCATGCGGGCGAAAATCAATTATTTGGAGATGAAGAAGTGACTGAAATTATTCCAGCTATTGAAGAAGCCAATAAATTAGGTTATACAGTGGAAGGCCCCTTTCCTCCAGACACTATGTTTGTAAAAGCAGTGCAGGGAAAATTTGATGGGTGTATTGCGATGTACCACGATCAAGGTCATATTCCTTTTAAATTGGAAGGTTTTAAATGGGACAACGAAAAGGAAACCATGAAAAGTGTAAAAGGTGTTAACATCACTTTAGGACTGCCAATTATACGTACGTCTGTTGATCATGGAACTGCTTTTGAAATTGCAGGACAAGGTATTGCTTCGGCGGATGCTATGCTGGTCGCCATTGATTATGCGATTGTTATGGCTAAACATAAAAAATAA
- a CDS encoding iron-containing alcohol dehydrogenase — protein sequence MNSITLLQPGKIVFGEGSLKELSNDTILEGSNSILLLVATPLLQAVEEIVKSLKSKNKQVQLVEYKFLGEPTFSQFNILLNENQGFNPDCVIGIGGGSVLDCAKLLAALINNSQKLEDVVGIGLLNGCSIKLICIPTTSGTGSEVSPNAILLNEDTQAKSGIISPYLVPDACYLDPVLTVSLPSKLTAETGIDALSHCIEAYTNKFAHPTVDVYALKGIQLIAENIQEACENGSNIEARSALLLGSMYGGLCLGPVNTSAVHALSYGLGGKFHVPHGLSNAILMPEVLRFNLSANPKRHADVARALGITLEGSDEEIALAGIEKIEAISKACNIPQRLIEIGVTEDVLPELADIAMKVTRLLKNNPREVTREDAIGIYKRLL from the coding sequence ATGAATTCAATTACTTTATTACAACCGGGAAAAATTGTATTTGGAGAAGGTTCCTTAAAAGAACTTTCAAACGATACTATTTTAGAAGGTTCAAACAGTATATTACTGCTAGTGGCAACACCGTTGTTGCAGGCTGTTGAAGAGATAGTTAAAAGTCTTAAATCTAAAAACAAACAGGTTCAACTTGTTGAATATAAATTTTTAGGTGAACCCACATTTTCACAATTCAATATATTGTTAAATGAGAATCAAGGATTTAATCCAGATTGCGTTATAGGCATTGGCGGCGGCAGTGTTTTAGATTGCGCCAAATTGTTAGCAGCACTCATTAATAATTCGCAAAAATTAGAAGATGTTGTTGGTATTGGGCTTTTAAATGGTTGCTCCATAAAATTAATTTGTATTCCAACAACATCGGGAACAGGAAGTGAAGTATCTCCAAATGCCATTTTGTTAAATGAAGACACCCAAGCGAAAAGTGGCATAATTAGTCCATATTTAGTCCCAGACGCCTGTTATTTGGATCCTGTTTTAACGGTTAGTCTCCCTTCTAAATTAACAGCGGAAACAGGTATTGACGCCTTGTCGCATTGTATTGAAGCTTACACCAATAAGTTTGCGCATCCAACGGTAGATGTCTATGCTTTAAAAGGAATTCAACTTATAGCTGAAAACATTCAGGAAGCTTGTGAAAATGGCAGTAATATCGAAGCACGTTCGGCACTTTTACTAGGTTCTATGTACGGCGGTTTGTGTTTGGGACCGGTAAATACATCGGCGGTTCACGCACTGTCTTATGGCTTGGGTGGTAAGTTTCATGTTCCCCATGGACTTTCAAATGCTATTTTAATGCCTGAGGTTTTACGATTTAATCTTTCGGCAAATCCAAAAAGACATGCCGATGTGGCACGAGCTTTAGGGATAACACTTGAAGGAAGTGATGAAGAGATCGCTTTAGCAGGCATAGAAAAGATTGAAGCCATATCAAAAGCATGTAACATTCCACAACGACTAATAGAGATTGGTGTGACAGAAGATGTGTTGCCAGAATTAGCAGATATCGCCATGAAAGTCACTCGATTATTAAAAAATAATCCAAGAGAGGTGACTAGAGAAGATGCCATTGGGATTTATAAAAGATTACTATAA
- a CDS encoding sodium:solute symporter: protein MLNIHWIDVTIVIISVLFTLGAGFYFARRQKSSDHYFSGSKTIPAWAIGISIFATLISSVTFLAYPAAAYKSNWILLVQGLMVPIVLVGLIWVIIPLFRKVIRLSTYEYFERRFGVFARMYSSIAFILTHFSKMGTVLYLVSLALATLTGLDVTTYILMLSVVIIFLTLLGGIEAVIWMDVIQGFLLIGGGLLCAGILLFNYEGGPGQMLSEAVTMKKIDFGPYNFSFTELTFWVLVINGAFYALQKYGTDQTIVQRYLAAKSDKDAKKAAYIGVFASVPVWALFMLIGSLLFVFYNSGAAILPEGINADQAFTYFIGTELPVGAVGLVLAALIAAAVSSLDSDMNCLAAIGVEDFYQRFKPNCTDKDRLVVGRLLVLLSGIAMSVVALLYAAWDGEGVLGVVFELYAIFSAGIVGIFILGLFSRRANKQGLHIGIAACIAFTAYAVLTTTKIGDGDVIWDLGNYNFPHHKYMLGVYSHLIVLIVGYFASFLFKSENAKDELTIYGYFKLKEKNA, encoded by the coding sequence ATGCTAAATATTCATTGGATTGATGTCACTATTGTAATCATATCTGTATTATTCACACTTGGTGCAGGGTTTTATTTTGCCCGAAGACAAAAAAGTTCCGATCACTATTTTTCAGGAAGTAAAACCATCCCAGCTTGGGCTATTGGTATTTCCATATTTGCAACCTTAATTAGTAGTGTCACCTTTTTAGCATATCCAGCGGCAGCCTATAAATCCAATTGGATTTTGTTAGTACAAGGTTTAATGGTCCCCATTGTGTTGGTCGGATTAATTTGGGTGATTATTCCTTTATTTCGTAAAGTGATTCGTTTAAGTACGTATGAATATTTCGAACGTCGTTTTGGAGTGTTTGCACGTATGTACAGTTCCATAGCATTTATATTAACACATTTCTCTAAAATGGGAACGGTGCTGTATTTGGTTAGTTTAGCATTAGCAACCCTAACGGGATTGGATGTAACAACCTATATTTTAATGCTTAGTGTCGTTATTATTTTTCTAACCTTACTTGGAGGTATTGAAGCTGTTATTTGGATGGATGTCATCCAAGGTTTTTTACTAATTGGTGGCGGATTATTATGTGCAGGCATTTTGTTGTTTAATTATGAAGGTGGCCCAGGACAGATGTTAAGTGAAGCTGTTACCATGAAAAAAATAGATTTCGGACCTTATAATTTTAGCTTTACGGAATTGACATTTTGGGTATTGGTTATCAACGGTGCTTTTTACGCGTTACAGAAATACGGTACCGACCAAACTATTGTACAAAGATATTTAGCAGCCAAAAGCGATAAAGACGCTAAAAAAGCAGCCTACATCGGGGTGTTCGCTAGTGTGCCAGTTTGGGCATTGTTTATGCTAATAGGCTCGTTATTGTTTGTGTTTTATAACTCTGGAGCTGCTATATTGCCCGAAGGTATAAATGCAGACCAAGCTTTTACTTATTTTATAGGCACCGAATTACCGGTAGGAGCTGTTGGTTTGGTACTGGCAGCATTAATTGCAGCGGCTGTTTCCAGTTTAGATTCCGATATGAACTGTTTGGCAGCTATTGGCGTTGAAGATTTCTACCAACGATTCAAACCAAATTGTACCGATAAAGACAGATTGGTTGTGGGGCGCTTATTGGTCTTGCTTTCGGGAATAGCCATGTCGGTAGTGGCACTTCTATACGCTGCTTGGGATGGCGAGGGTGTTCTTGGTGTGGTTTTCGAACTTTATGCTATATTTTCAGCAGGTATTGTTGGTATCTTTATTTTGGGATTGTTTTCAAGGCGAGCTAATAAACAGGGGTTGCATATAGGGATTGCTGCTTGTATTGCTTTTACAGCTTATGCTGTTTTAACAACTACAAAAATAGGTGATGGTGACGTTATTTGGGATTTAGGAAACTATAATTTTCCGCATCATAAATATATGCTAGGTGTTTATAGTCATCTCATTGTCTTGATAGTTGGTTATTTTGCTAGTTTTTTATTCAAGTCAGAAAATGCTAAAGATGAATTAACTATTTACGGTTATTTTAAATTAAAAGAAAAGAACGCTTAA